In the Pongo abelii isolate AG06213 chromosome 18, NHGRI_mPonAbe1-v2.0_pri, whole genome shotgun sequence genome, aagacgaaaggcacttcttacatggtggcagcaagagagaatgagtgccaagcGAAAGGGTTTCCcttataagaccatcagatctcgtgagacttattcactaccatgagaacaatatgggggaaaccgcccccgtgatgcagttatctcccactggccCCCTCCCACAACGTGaaggaattatgagagctacaattcaagatgacatttgggtggggacacagccaaaccatatcagggagtTAGGGCTGCTAGCATCTGTGCTTAGTTCCAGGACCTTTCAGATACCCTACTCCCATTCCACCTGTGGGCAGCTGGCAAGCATGGACCCagatcaggataaatagctaccAAGCTAGAAATCTACCTGCATAGGACTTCTGGTCCTGAAACCTGGGGCTTCAGGGACCCACAGACCTCCTGAAATCATGTACAGAATCATGTGTCCACTTTGGGACTGCACTTGGGAAGCCACTGGCAGAGCCGCCTGGAGTGTCAGAGCCACATTCTGTGCCACCCAGTGTCCCCATCAAATGACAACTCAGAGAAGAGCTGGACTTGCCCAGGGCTCACAGCAGGGATGCTAGAATCCTGGCCTGGGAGAGGTGGGCCAGCCAGAGAACCCCAGCAGACATGCTGAAGCCTGCCAGATGGAATCAAGTGACTGGGGTGTTTTTCCTGGCCCTGCTTCCTTGTATGACTGGGCAAGTCCCTGCCAGAATACAGCCCAGCGAACGCTAAAGAGCTTTGCCTGGGCCAGGCCCTTTGCTGGTGCTGGGAGGACACAGACAAGATGCCCTCCTTGCCCTCCCTGCCTTTGAAGTGCTTCCAGCCCAGCAAGCCCAGCCAATGAGAACCTGAAAGTAGAGGTGATCATGAGTACACACCTAGACCATGTTCTCTCAGCCCAAACCCCATGAATGGCAACCCACACCAGCAATTTAATTAAAGCTTCTTGCCCACTGATTGTAAATTTAATCCTGAtttcaataatataaatatattataaaatatataaatataaatatgtatatgtatatatgtaataatatatatttatataaaatataaatataaaaaatgtgtgCCTAAGAATAAAGGAAATGCAGAGTAGATAAGCATAAATGAGTCTGCTTTCATgtacaatttctatttttaagtggAAGGCAATGCATTAACCATCTTGCAGACCCCGTGAGATGGGTAATTTTagacccattttacaggtgatgaAATGGACTCAGGAAGGTTAAGTGGCTGGCCCAAGATCTGGTGATTGGCAGAGCTAAGAATTGAAGCTGGCCTTCctgagccccccacccccatcccccgccTGTGGCCACCAGGCTCTACTGCCTGCCTGCTATGGGACAGATCCAAACCAAGAATGGGGAAGAAACCAAAGGGGGCTTCCTGGGGGTGAGGGCATCTGACCAGGGCTTAGAGGGAGGATCGGATGTCCCATCAGAAAGCTCTCTtggggccgggcagggtggctaacacctgtaatcccagcactttgggaggccaaggcgggtggaccacctgagaccagttcgaggccagcctggccaacatggcaaaaccccatctctactaaaaatacaaaaattagctggatgtggtggtgcacacctgtaatcccagctactctagaggctgaggcaggagaatcacttgaacccaggagccagaggttgcagtgagccgagatcgagccactgtactccagcctgggcaacagagcaagactccatctaaaaacaaacaagcaaacaaaaatgagaaagctCTCTTGGAGTTGCTGGCAGTGGCAGAATCTGCAGGTTGAGAATCCCACCCGGAGGCCAAAGGCCAGAGGCTGAGAGATGGAAAGCAGCCCATCCCCTCCCAGCTGGGGCCACTGTGTCCCAACATGCTGACACCCCCTCTCAGTCTCCAGGGACTCTTTGCTCATCAGAGTATCAGAGCCACATTCTGTGCCACCCAGTGTCCCCTCCAAATGACAACTCAGAGAAGAGATGGACTTGCCCAGGGCTCACAGCAGGGATGCTAGAATCCTAGATCACATCAGAAATCTTCCCAGCAGCCATGGCCTTGGGGACAGTCCAGCCTCCATGGCCTCACCTCTAGGACTTCCAGGGCCTGACCCCAATCCACTACTGTGGCCCTTTATCCCAACATGAACCCCCCTACAGCCTCCTTGCAGTTCCAGAGGCTCTGGGCTTCTGTCTGCCTCCAACCTTTGTTCAGAGCCTTCCTCTCACCAGAAATGCTTTCCCCCACCTCTTCCTACCCAAATCCCACCCTGCGTTCCAGGCAGGCTACTCTCAAGTCCTCCCTTCTCCCCCCAACTCTTCTCTCAAATCACAAAAACAGCTGTTCTCACGGGCTAACTCATGCCCTCTGGCCTGCCCTGGGCTCATTCGCTGGCTCTTTTTATTCTAACTGGACCTGGGGCTCAGGAATGGGGCCTGTGGTCTCTTCCAGAACCAACACACCAATCAGGACTAAATTATTAACTACTACAGAGTTATAGCGGTATCGATTACAAAGTCACCTGCAAAATGATGTCCTAACCCAGGGCCTGGGGCTGGCAATGGGGAGGTTCAGGGATAGGGTGAGAGTCCAAGCTGCAGGCAGGGGTGGGGTAGGGGTCAGGGAGAACTCGTGAACATCATATTTTGTACTAGATATCAGCAGTTTTGACATTTTTTGACTGTACCTTTTGATTCGCAAAAACCTCAAAACTGTCTCACCTGAAGTTCGTGCCTTGTGCCCTATAGCACCTGCTCAGTGCCTGGCAAACAGTGGGTGCTCAGTAATGCTTGTGGATGaacaaaggcaggaaggcagaccCAGGGTGGGGATAGAAAGACACACAAGAAGGAGCCCTCCCCTTGGCTCCATTTCACAGCCCTGAGGAAGACTGTGTATTCTGGCTGGAAtctttgtagatgagaaaatcaaTAGTGGCCAAGGCTTTTCTAGGAAGCACCACCTTCAAGGAACCAAGAAGCCACCTGCTTGAGGATTGGATGTGGAGCTCATGGGAGAGTCTGGCCCTCCTTAGGCTGGGGGGCCTAGGGCCTTTGTGGCGCTGCTTCTGTACATCTGGGAAGATGGAGCACAGTGGGCTTTGATTCTTCAAGGAGTTGAGAGGGGGCCAGAGGGGTTGGCCACGCTATCTGCCTGCTGCTGAAGAGCTTTCCTACTGCCCTGGCCAGCCCTGGACTGGTCCTGGCCATTGTTCCCGGCTTTCTGGCCAGCAAGGAGTGAGCAGGAGCTCTGCATGGCTCAGACCCCACTGCCTCTCCTTCACCCGTGTGCAGGTACCAGGCTCACCTGGCCAACCCCCACAATTCCAGGCCACTTTCATCACAGCGTGGTTGTGAACAAACCCTGGATCTCTTAAGCATCTGCCCCGCCCCCTTATAAGTACGGAGTGAGGCTCAGACCTGCTGGCGGAtgggaaaaggcttctgaaaggTGCATGGCAGGCCGGTGGGAGGGCTGACTCTCAGATGGGAGGGCTGGGCTGGCTCGCTCTTGCCTCTGACCTCCCAGCGCTACAGTCCTTCTGGGTGGCTACTATATGCCAAACATGTCACACAGATCATTCCACTGTGCCCTTACCCTAAACCTCAGAAGACAGCATTATTGACTCCATGCcacagatgaggacattgaggctcagagagcttcaACAGCCCGCCCAAAGCCCTGGGACCAATGAGTGGAGAGGTGGGACTCTAGCCAGGGCTGCCTGTGGTGCTCTGAACCAGGACACAGCACTCAGTCTACTATGGTTCACGAGTACAGGTTCCACCCCCAGAAAGCGGCATCCTCTCCCCCGTCCCCTGCAGGGCCAAGCACGGAGCAGAGCAGCGCATGGTGGGAGTTTGGAAAAGCTGTCAGGATGATGACCTTCCTAGGAACATCCCCTCTGGTGCCCCAGCCTGCCCTGGCACCAGCTTCTAGGACCCAGGAGAAtgcccccctccccttcccacccctGGTGTCTCTTTCACTAGCAAGGGGGAATGACTAACTCCCAAAGGGGAGGCTGTgtcattctctccctcctccttccttcttcctcccagcCCTAGCCCTCATCCAGATGTCACCCTCATCCTAAAGCACCACACTTCCCATCCTCCCAGTGGTTGAGCCAAAAGGAATGATTAGCCAGAGTCTAAAGATATAGCACTAGTTTATACTCCTAGTCACGACATCTGAAGCTCCCCTTTAAGATGCTAtgcttggccgggtgcagtggcctgtaatcccagcactttgggaggctgaggcgggtggatcacttgaggtcaggagttcaagaccagcccagccaacatggtgaaaacctgtctctactaaaaatacaaaaattagccaggcgtggtggcatgcacctgtagttccggctactcaggaggctgaggcaggagaatcacttgaccctgggaggcggaggttgaaatgagctgagatcgcgccactgcactccagcctgggtgacagagtgagacacagtctcaaataagcaaacaaaaaaatgctatGCTGTAAGTGAAGGAGACACTCATCAGGTTTGGGACACAGGAAATTGGCCATCCTGTAGGTCAGCATTCCTGGGCCGGTTGGTGGGAGAAGTACCtgtatggccaggtgcagtgagcAGCTGCTTAAGCCGGTTTGTGCTGTTTCTGCCACTTACAACCAAGAGAGGCTAGTTGGAGATACCAGAGGGGAGTAGGCTAGAGGCCAGGAGGGGCAGGGAAAGGAAAATGGGCCATGGGTTGATCCTGTCGCCTTCCCAGAATCAGAGCACCAGGCCTGCTTCAGATGGGGAACTGAGGCCTGAGAGGGGCAGACAGAGGCCTTAGGCCATGTGTTACCAAAGGGCCTGGCCTTGAACCCGAACATCTGGGCTCCCAGACCAGGGACCCATTGGCTGCCCTGGTttaggcccaggctggagcctaGAGGCTGAGGACCTGGTGTGAGGTATAGGAACCCCACTGCTTTGTGAggggggtaggggtggggacAAAGGAAGAAGAAGCCACTGCAGGCTCCATGTGAGCTCAGCCATGTCCAGCCAGGGCCCCTCCTGCCCTGGCCCATGCATGCTGTCACCCACTCAGGAGGGACAACCTGCGGCGGTAATTATAAAGCTTCACACACACGCTAGCACTTTCCAGGGGCCTCTCAGGATGGGTGGGTTTTGCCTAGGTCACATGGCAAGAAAGCAAGCTGGGACTTGAGCCTGGCATGGAACCAAGGCCCCGGGCATCCTCTTCCTGGGAGGTAGAAGCCTGTGGGAAGGAACCACATGGTTTCTCAAGGGCAGGTTCCTCCCACGACCACccagagggaagaagaggagcaTGGGGACTGGGTCACATCTCGGTCCCCTGGCCTTTCGTACCTTCTGTACCCAGCTTTCAGGCCACCTGCAGTGTGGGCAGCTCCTTGTCCTTTTAACTCAGGGCAAGGGGCCCCTGCTGACCACTTTCACTGGCTCTCAGGTGCCTGGGCCTGGGAGGctgtttttccctctctctcccctaccCCTATCCCCACCTTTGAGCAACAGACAGAGCCTGAGTTACAGCTGGGCCACGGGGGCAGGGATGGGGTGCAGGAGGAAAGGTGTGCTGGAGGGGCTCAGGTGGGAGGCAGCTGGGCTGACCATGCAGAAGGGTCACTGTGTGACAGGGTGGGTGGTCGTGGGGTGACAGCAAGTCCTCCCCCTCCTCTGGGGCAGGGCCGGGCTGGCTGcatctgctgctgctgcaggcAGGCCCTTGGTTTTCCATCGGGGCTGAGCAAGCTCTCATGCTCACCAGGCCCAGTGCCTGGCTTCCAGGCTTCCATGAGCTGCTGCTCTCTCACAGGTCAGCTCCCACTTCGGGGGCTGTGGTTAAAGCCAAAGGAAGTGAGGAGGCCTCAGGCTCATTCCTGAAAGTCCCAGGTGTTCTGGAGTTGGTACTGTCAGCATCTTCAAGCATCCCCACCAGGGACTCTCTATAGGGctctatttaattctcacaacaaccaaGCAAGGCAAGGTGaacctccccattttacagatgaggcaactgaatCCCAAAGAGgttcccaaggccacacagccagaaCGTTCAAAgctcaggattcaaacccagcccTATGCCCCAGTCTCCAAGCCGCCACTCGGGCCTGTGCTCCTCTCTGCCTCTCCATGTCCATCATTCCCCCTGTGGAAGAAGGAGCAGAACAAGCAGTGCAGTGGTCTGTGACGGTCAATGTCTTTACTTCTAAAGCATACATTGGACTCACTATATATTAACATCAAAAGTGGCTACCTAAAATGgagtcattctttttaaaaatccaaattctcACATTTTTATATAAGATCCAAAATGACATGAAATTAAACTCTATGATGTTATGAATAGTATAACAAACTGCTTtcagaaagcaaaatgaaaggaaaagaattcGCAGTTGGGACGGTTGTAGGCCTGGGCTCCATGTCTTTTGAGGCATTGTGACAGAGAGCCAGCACCCCTCCCTGTGGCCACAGGAAGGAACTCAGTCAGACAGAGGAGGCGGGCGTGGCTGGTCAGCCTTCTTACGGTGACAGAGAAGCATGGTGGCATCTCCCTGCCCCTCGGGGCCCTTGGTGTGCCCACTGATTAGTCTTCTTTCAAGACCAGGGAGGGGTGGGGCTGGAAGAGGGCAGGGGATAGAGCAGGGttcaaaatgattattttaataataaaggtCTTTCTGGGCTTCCTAAGGAGGACCGTAGCCACCCAGCGATGTTGGTCACCTCCATCCGCCAGGTCCCCCGCAGGCTTCCTTAACCCACTTGCTCTTTCTGCTCCCTATGACTGGGATACCCTCTGCTTCACGAGCCTCATGGGCAGCCAGAGACCTAGGGGGACTCTAGGAGGACCCAAAGGACACTCTGGCCTTTGAAGTAGCTGGATGTTGTCCAGAACATCTTGGCTGTACCAGACCCCTGGGGTCCAGGCCAGCAGCCACACTGATGTAGGGAGGGTACTGGCGGggtccccaccctggcctggtctTGGCTCTGAAGCAGGACTGGGGTGAGGTCACTGGGGCTGTGCCCCAAGCCCCTGACGCTTTGGTTCACGCAGTTCAGGGGAGAACACTTGTTTGCATCTGCTGGGGAGATCCTAGGCCTGGTCCTGCTTCCTCCTAGCCTCAGGTGGGCTAACGATCCCTGCCTTTCACACCAGCAGTTCTGTCTGCTGAGAGCACAGCACATTCCCCACCACACCTAGGAACTGCACTACAAAGGTGGGAGAGGCGCTTCCAAAACCCGAGGATTTGCCCTTAGCACAGACAGGCTGCTTTTCCTCCTGTCCCCAGGGATGGCACTGTCCCTTGGCTGAGGGTGTCACATGAACTTCTCAGCTTCCCCCTTCCCCCGGGCCCACTGGTCTCCAGGCAGACCCAGCCCCAAGACCCACCCTGCACATCTCCCCTGCCAGAAACCTGGGGACACGTCGCCCCTGGCTAGAGCAGAGAGAGAGGGCTGTGACTCACCCTCTGCCCTCCAGTCCCCAGGACTACCTCTTAGAGCTAGCCTTCTCCCCCACATGGCAACTGATGCCTTACACCTAGCCCACCTCtggggccccagccccaccatgaGCCTCCGCTTTCCTAACCTATGTGGCTGCTAGGTTGAAAGATATGGGAAGGCTGGGCTGGCATCACACCCTCCTTAGGGCAGGGAGAAGCCACTTGACTTCCAGCCTGGTTCCAGTGCCCCAGAAATAAGGGGGGCTGATGGCTCTCAAGAAAGCGAATCTTGTGACGGGAAAGAGGTTTGTGGAATCAGGATGGGCCACAGCAATCTGGCTGCCCGCACTGCCCGCTGGTGCCAGGAGTACGAGCACCACACCCTCTCCCTGCCTCATACCCCTGTGTCCTCACTCCCGAGGTCTCAGAACACCGAGCTGGGTGGGGCCCTTGGTGCAAGGCAGCTGTGAGGAGCTAGGCTGCGTGAGGCCTGCTGGGCCCACGGCGCCGACTCAGGTCAGGCCGGTAGGGGCCACAGCCGCGGAGTCAGGGCAGGCAGGCGGCTACCTGGTAGGCGCCCTCCGCTGCCGCGGCGGCGGCACTATGCTGCGCGCTGTGCTCCTGCAACAAGGCCACGTCTAGGAAGCGCTCCCCGCACCATACGCACTTGAACTGCTGCTCGCGGGCGTGCACGCCCTGGTGCTTGTTGAGATGCTCCCGCTGCTTGAAGGCCTTGTCGCAGTTGGAGCACTTGTAGGGCTTCTCGCCCGTGTGTACCCGCCGGTGCCGCTGCAGGTCTGACGCGTACTTGAAGCGTTTTTCACAGTCTGGGCACTTGAGTGGCTTCTCGCGGGCCGGATCGCAGCGGTGCTGCACGAACTCGGAAGAGGAGAAGAAGCGGCGTTCGCACAGTGTGCAGCGCAGGGGCTTCTCTGCCGCCGCACAGTGGGCCAGCTGGTGCTTCTGCAGGGCCGACGCGCGCTTGTAGGCCTTGTTGCACACAGGGCACTTGAAGGGCCGCTCGGCCGCGCCGGGCAGGCACTTGTGCCGCAGCAGCTCGGCAGATTGGTCAAAGCCCTTCTGGCACACGGGGCACTTGAAGAGAGTCTCGAGGGTGTGCACGTGCTGGTGGTAGAGCAGGTGGCTGGGCTGCCCAAAGCCCTTCTCACACAGGCCGCATTTGAAGGGCTCCTCAGTCTTGTGCGTGCGCCGGTGGCGCATCAGTGCATACTGCTGCTTGAAGCCCATGGGGCACAGGTCGCACTTGAAGGGCCGCTCGGCGCTGTGTGTGCGCTCATGCTGCCGCAGGTCCGAGGGCCGCTTGAAGGCCTTCTGGCACTCGCCGCAGCGGAAAGGCCGCTCCCCACTTGGCGTGCACGGGTGCTGCAGCAGCTCCGACGACTCCTTGAAATGCAACTCGCACACGTTGCAGCGGAACAGGTGGTGCTCGCCCGAGTGCGCGTACATGTGGCGCACCAGGTGAGAGCGGTGCTTGAAGGTCTTCTCACAGACTGCGCACTTGTAGGGCCGCTCGGAGCTGTGCGTGCGCTTGTGGTGCACCAGGTGCGACGACTGGCTGAAGCTTTTGTCACACAGCGTGCACTTGTAGGGCTTCTCACCGGTGTGGATCCGCTCATGCCGAGAGAGCTCCGACAGGTGCTTGAAGGGCTTTTGGCAGATGGGGCAGCTGTAGGGCTTGTCCGCCTGTTCAGCAGGGGTGACAGTGGAAGGCGGGGGTGCTGCAGGAAGCGACGGGGCGGCAGTGGTGGCCGGCTCCGCTGCCTCGGCTGGCTTGTAGGTCTTTTCACAGATGGAACACTTCACCAGGCCACTGTGGGAGCTGTGGTGCTGTGCCAGTGAGGTGAGTAGTGAGAAGCCCATCTTGCAGACCCCACAGACGAAGGGCTTCTGCTCAGCCTGCACGCACTGGTGCTCCAGCAGGTCAGTGGCCTGGTGGAAGATCTTGAGACACTGTGTGCACTGGAATGAGCGGTCATGGCCCGCCAGACACTGGTGCTCATGCGGACTGGACAGGTGCGCCAGGTCATGACCACACACGCCACATTTGGGGCCTGGCTCTCCTGCTGCCTGCAGGGGTGCGTGTTGTGGGGGCTGCAGGCCCGGGTCTGGCTGCAGGAGGATGCCATAGACGGCACAGCCCAGGGGGTTCTCCGCCGTACCCGGGGGCAGTGTGTGCTCTGCCAGGGCTGGCGGTGGCTCTGCATGGTGCTGAGGCTGCGGTGGCTGTGGCTGCTGCGGCTGCGTCTGTGGCGGCTGTTGCCAGCTTTCCGACATGCTTGGGAAGATGAAACAGGGTTTGGAGAGTAATGGCTTCAGTTTCCCACTTCACGTGACCCAATCCAGAGAGAGAAGCTGCCCGATCACAGAGATGGACAAGGACCTCAGACAAGGCACAGAAGAGGGGCTGGTCAGACAGCCCAAGTCAGTAACCAAGCGGACAGACTACAAGGCTCTGCCTACAGGACATGGAGGCTCTTCAAGGGAGGGTCCCAGCAGTGCCGGGGAGGCTCTGCCTTCCCCAGTGATCCGTTCtgtagagaagagagaaagtatGAGCTCGAGGAAGGAACAAGCAGCAGTTTCCTGGGCCCTCTCCCTGTCCTGCCCGCACTCACCACACCATCACAAACCACACATCAGGGAAGGCAGAGGTGCTCAGGGCTGCAGGACTCCTCCCTTCTTAGGCAATCAGAGAGGTCTGCAGCCAGCTCAGCTcctccaggcagaggaaatggcagcggcctccacccccacccacctcaGTGCCCCGCCCCTGGGCCAGGACATCCCAGCCTCCACAAGTCCCCTCCGGCTTCCTGCCAACCCTTTAGCTGGGACTCACAGGTGAGAGTCCAGGGTTATCTGCCTACAATACAGAATCCTCCTTAAGGCCCGCGGCTCCTCTCTTTCACTACCCTGAGTCTCAATACGGGCCACCACCACTTAGGGCTAAGGAGGCCAGACCTCCCAGGTCTGAGAGCCCAGTGGCAAATGGCCTCTGACAGTCAATATTTAGGACAACTACATGGAACCAAGGACCATTTCAAAAACTCTCACCTATGAGGGACTGACCACACCCCCTCAACTATCCCTGACCACAGGCCCATTCTCTCTCCGCATGACAGGATGGGTGGCCCTACAGGAACCAGAGCCCATAGGTGATGGGGGCTAGATGAGAGGGCCACAGAACCACCCAGGCTTGATGTCCACACAGCAGAACTTCCTCACTCTGGTTCTCTCCcagaactcacacacacacacacaaagtcctAAATCCTCTGAATCTCATAGTGTCAAGGCCTGAAGGAAAATGTAAGAAACTGCACTGGCCTGCCTTGGCAATGCAGGATGCAGCATGCTAACCACAGAGCTTTTCTCATCACCTCTCTAGAGACAACTTCATTCTCTTACTCCAAGCCTATAAAGTTCTGGGTAATTGTTGGAAGGTAAAGCCCACCCAGCCCAGGCAAATCTCTAACTCACCACTTTGTGGCAGCATAAGGTAATGCCAGCGAGAAGGAGGAACTTTCAGAGTCAGATGCAACCCACTTCCAGGTTCCCAGCTCATCTGCCTCTTACATTTAAAAGTTTGTAAGTTTTCTCCTgagcagaggaagaaggaaggagaagcctTCACAGGCCAGCCTGGCCGCTAACTGCTCTGCCAAAGAAATGTAAGAGTCAGGCTAAAAGCTGTCATCCTCAGCATCTTCCGGAAGGGACGGAGGAGAGGAGCGGCTGCTCTGGGTGGAGGCAGCAGGTTGCTTGAGCAAGCAGGTACCACTCAAAGCCTTCCCGGGACAGAGAGGAGGAAGGTGGGCTTCTCTGAGCGCCTGTAGGTCCGCTGCACCAACCcactgttttgtttgctttttctggcATGAATGGCTGTCAGTGTCCCCTGGCTTGGCCTGCAGCACCCCCTGCCCACCCTGGCCCTCCTCCAGTAAGGTGCAGCCAGGAAGCCTCTGTGATCACTCCGCAAAGGGGAGAGAGGAGGCAAGGAGAGGCAGGGGAGGCCCCCCACCTGCGCCCCACCCcggctcttcctcctccctgagAAAACGAATGAAAGCCGATCACCTCCCGCCGGCCCTGCCTGCAGGCCCAGCTGGGCTGCGTCCTGTCAGCCCTCGTCCGGGATGGCCTGGCCGCTGCGACCCGAGGGCGAGCTCCGAGGGCGGCCGGGCTGGAGAAAGGCCCCAGGGCTACAGGCCGGGCCCAAGAAGCGGCTGCGCCTCGAGGCCCGGCCTGGGCCGCCCAGAAGCTCAAGAGGCCGCCAGGTCGCGGCGGAGGGGCGCGGGGGGGCGGCCGGGCCGGCAGAGGAAGGGGTGCGGCGGGCGCGGGGGTGGCCCCCAGATGCGGCCCCGGGCGCCCCGCCGCTCACCTGCTCCAGGCCTCCTGCAGGGCAGGCGCGGGGCGAGCGGCGACCAGCTGCTCTCTCGGCCGCCCCTTTATTCCGGCTCCATCCGCGGCGGCGCGGCCTACGCGCGCTGCCAATCCCCGGCCTCGCGTAGCGGCGGCGGCCGGACCGGGGGCGGGGGACGGGCTAGCGGCGGCCGGAACGGAGGAAGCGACGCGCGCTGCCGGAGTAGCGGGGCCGGGGCGAGGAGCGCCGAGAGGGCGGGCGGACGGACCGATGGCCTTGCGGAGACGGGCGGACAGGCGGGCGGCGCGGGGGCCAGGGAGGCGGGGCCGGGGGAGGAGCGGCATCCCGGGCGGCGGCGGCGAATGCGGGAGGAGCGGGCGGCACGGAGCGAGGCCGCCCC is a window encoding:
- the ZNF319 gene encoding zinc finger protein 319 is translated as MSESWQQPPQTQPQQPQPPQPQHHAEPPPALAEHTLPPGTAENPLGCAVYGILLQPDPGLQPPQHAPLQAAGEPGPKCGVCGHDLAHLSSPHEHQCLAGHDRSFQCTQCLKIFHQATDLLEHQCVQAEQKPFVCGVCKMGFSLLTSLAQHHSSHSGLVKCSICEKTYKPAEAAEPATTAAPSLPAAPPPSTVTPAEQADKPYSCPICQKPFKHLSELSRHERIHTGEKPYKCTLCDKSFSQSSHLVHHKRTHSSERPYKCAVCEKTFKHRSHLVRHMYAHSGEHHLFRCNVCELHFKESSELLQHPCTPSGERPFRCGECQKAFKRPSDLRQHERTHSAERPFKCDLCPMGFKQQYALMRHRRTHKTEEPFKCGLCEKGFGQPSHLLYHQHVHTLETLFKCPVCQKGFDQSAELLRHKCLPGAAERPFKCPVCNKAYKRASALQKHQLAHCAAAEKPLRCTLCERRFFSSSEFVQHRCDPAREKPLKCPDCEKRFKYASDLQRHRRVHTGEKPYKCSNCDKAFKQREHLNKHQGVHAREQQFKCVWCGERFLDVALLQEHSAQHSAAAAAAEGAYQVAACLP